Part of the Pseudomonas baltica genome is shown below.
GGGCGAGGTCTGTACCGCAGGTTCGCGCTTGCTGGTGGAGCGCTCGATCAAGGACAAATTCCTGCCATTGGTGATCGAGGCCCTCAAGGGCTGGGTGCCAGGCAATCCGCTGGACCCGGCTACCAATGTCGGCGCGCTGGTAGATACCCAGCAGATGAACACCGTGCTGTCCTATATCGAAGCCGGCCACAGCGATGGTGCCAAGCTGGTCGCGGGCGGCAAGCGCACCTTGCAGGAGTCGGGCGGCACCTACGTCGAGCCGACGATTTTCGACGGGGTGACCAACGCCATGCGCATCGCCCAGGAAGAGATCTTCGGGCCGGTGCTGTCGGTGATCACGTTCGACAGCGACGTTGAAGCCATCGCCATTGCCAACGACACCCAATATGGCCTGGCGGCAGCGGTATGGACGGCCAACATCTCCCGCGCCCACCTGACTGCCAAGGCACTGCGTGCCGGCAGCGTGTGGGTCAATCAGTACGATGGCGGCGATATGACGGCGCCTTTCGGTGGGTTCAAACAGTCGGGTAATGGCCGTGACAAGTCGCTGCACGCGTTCGACAAATACACCGAGCTGAAATCGACCTGGATCAAGTTGTAAGCGTCACGCCCGCCTTGTGGGGGCGGGCTTTTGATGTGGTGGACAGACCCGCCCCGTCGCGGGCAGAGCCGGCTCCCACGAGTATCAGGCTCTGCCTAGGATCAATGACCGCTACAGCATCCGCTCCAGCCCCACCGATTTCGCAAACCACGCATTGAGCCGCCGCCACCAGTCGCCCGGTTCGGTCTTCAGGGTGTGCATCTGCTGGTGATCCTCGGTCACCCAGACCATCTGTTCGTTCTGCAACTGGACGTGATAGCTCAGCACCGGTGACATCCCCTGCAATGCCAGGTTGCGCACGTGCTCGGCCAGTTCGGGGCTGTCGACCATTACGCCGACCTCGGTATTCCACAGCACCGAACGCGGATCGAAGTTGAACGAGCCGATAAACGTCATGCGCCGGTCAAGGATCATCGCCTTGCTGTGCAGGCTCGATTCCGAGCCGCTACGGTAGCGCACACGGCCATCGTCACCCGGTTGGCGGCGCAGTTCGTACAGGTGCACGCCATGCTCGAGCAGCGCCTTGCGATACGGTGCATAGCCACCATGCACCGCAGGCACGTCGGTGGCCTCCAGGGCATTGGTCAGCAGGCTGACGTCGACCCCGGAGTCGGCCATGCCGGTGAGGAACACCAGCCCCGGCTGGGCAGGCACGAAATACGCGGATATCAGGATCAGCTCGTGCTTGACGCTTTCGAGCTTTGGCAGCAGTTGCGTGGTCAGCAGCAGATGCGGGTCCGGCTCCTGGGACAGCACCTTGCTCGGTGCATCCCACATCACCTGGCTAGGCGCCCAGATCATCTCCTGACGCCACACGCTCAGCTGCGGCCTGGCCTGGTAGCTCATCAACTGGTCATACAGTATGCGGTTGGCCTCGCGAGATTTGATCAGCGCGGCATCCAGCTGCCTGCGTGCCTGGCTCAGGTCCTTGCGGGTCAGGCGGCCGTAGAGCTCGCCGATCGGTCGGCTCAGCGCGCTGTTCCAGTACTGATCGAAGCTGTAGCCCAGTTGTCGGGCCACAGGGCCGGCACCGAGCAGGTCGATGTCGGTGAAATTCAGGTTGGGCTCGGCGTCGAAGTATTCGTCACCCAGATTGCGCCCACCGACGATGGCCATGGCGTCGTCGGCCAGCCACAGCTTGTTGTGCATGCGTCGGTGCTGCTGCGACAGGTTCAGCAGCCGCCCCAGGGCGCGCGTGGTGCCGGTCATGCGCCCCAGATGCAGTGGGTTGAACAAGCGGATATGGATGTTCGGGTGGGCGGCGAGGGTGGCGATGAACTCGTCGATGCCGTCGCTGGTGGTGTCGTCCAGCAAGATGCGCACGCGTACGCCACGGTCTGCGGCCTTGAGCAGCTCTTCGATCAGCAGGCGGGTGCTGAGACCGTCCTGAACGATGTAGTACTGCAGATCGAGGCTGGTCTGTGCATTGCGAATCAGTTCGGCACGGGCCCGAAACGCCTCGCCGCTGTTGGGCAGCAGGCGAAACCCGGACTGGCCTGGATGCGCCTGGGCGTCGGCCAGTACCGAACGCCCGAAGCTGGAGGTCTCAGGGCGCAGCATCTCGCTGTACGTATGCGGACCCGGGATGCTGCTGCAACCGGCGAGACCGAGCGCCAGGCATGCCAGCAATAGCGCGAACCATGGGGTTTTCAAACGGCGTGATCCTTGACCTTGGGACTGGCGTGCATGTCTGACCGGGGCTCGCCACAAAAGTTGTGCAGCCCTAGCCATCTTTGCGCGCGGATTATGCGGTGCTCCCCTCCAGTTCGGCCAGCAGGCGGGCGGCTTCGGCGCCCACCGTCTTCACCGCTGTTTCGATACGGGCATCGGGGCGCGAGGCGAAATTCATGCGCAGGCAGTTGCGGTACTTGCCGGAGGCCGAAAAGATGCAGCCCACGGCGATCTGCACATTTTGCTCGAGCAGTTCGCGATTGAGCTTGAGCGTGTCGAAATGCTCGGGCAGCTCGATCCACAGCATGAAGCCACCCTGGGGGCGACTGACCCGCGTGCCGGCCGGGAAAGCCTGCATGACCCAATCGATCATGATGTCGCGATTGCGCTGGTACTGGCTGCGCATACGCCGCAGGTGCGGCTCGTAATGCCCGCCAGCGATGAAGTCGGCGATGGCCAGTTGCGGCTGGGTGGCGGTGCTGCCGGTGCCGATGTATTTCATGTGCAGCACGCGCTCAAGGTAGCGCCCAGGCGCCACCCAGCCGATGCGCAGCCCTGGGGCCAGGGATTTCGAGAACGAGCTGCACAGCAGCACGCGGCCGTCTTCGTCAAAGGACTTGATGGTGCGCGGCCGTGGGTAGCTGAACGCCAGGTCGCCATACACATCGTCTTCGATGATCGCCACATCGAAGCGCTGCGCCAGGGTGAGCAGGGCGCGCTTGCGGGCTTCGGGCATCACGTAGCCGAAAGGGTTGTTGCAGTTGGGTGTCAGCTGTATGGCCTTGATCGGCCACTGCTCCAGGGCCAGCTCCAGCGCTTCGAGGCTGATGCCGGTGATCGGATCAGTGGGGATTTCCAGCGCCTTCATGCCCAGGCCCTTGAGCGTCTGCATGGCGCCGAAGAAGCTGGGCGAGTCGACGGCGACGATGTCACCCGGATCGCAGACCGCACGGATGCTGCTCGACAGCGCTTCATGGCAACCGGTGGTGATCACCAGGTCGTTGGCGCTGATGCGGCAGCCTGAGTCCACCAGCAGGCGCGCGACCTGATCGCGCAACGCCTGGGTGCCGTAGATGGTGTCGTAATACAGTCCGGGCATGTCCTGGTCGCGGCTCAGCTGGGCGAAAGCGCGCATCAGCGGCTTGAGTGTGGGGCTGGTGATGTCGGGCATGCCCCGGCCTAGCTGCACCACGTCTTTGCGCGGCACGGCACGCATCAGTTCGACCACCTGATCCCACTGCGAGATATCCACCGGGCGCTGCATCGGCCGGCCGGTGGCGGGGAGGGCGGGCAGGGCGCGGGTCTGACTGACGAAATAGCCGGATTTGGGCCGGGGCGCCGCCAGACCGCTGTCTTCCAGCACGCGATAAGCCTGCTGCACCGTGCTCAGGCTGACGCCATGCTCGACACTTAATGCACGCACGGAAGGCAGACGATCGCCAGGGCGGTAGAAGCCTTGCTCGATGCGCGCGCCCAGCAATTCGGCGAGGTTGACGTAAAGTGTCATGTCGGCTCCGGGTATTTTGATAAAAACCAGTACAGATGCAGCAAGGATCGGCCATTCAGTGAAAATAATCGCCTCTCTGTATGGTTGTAAATAGATATTTCTGAATCTGTAATGAAAATACGTTCGGCGCCATGCTTCTTCCTACGGCAGTATCACTCAGGAGGAATGAAAATGAGCGGCTACAGCGATGTGCGCCTAGTACTCAAGAGCCAGGAATTGCAGACGCAACGGCACGGTGTGCGCGTGAACAGCGGCGCTCGGCCGGAAG
Proteins encoded:
- a CDS encoding phospholipase D-like domain-containing protein translates to MLRPETSSFGRSVLADAQAHPGQSGFRLLPNSGEAFRARAELIRNAQTSLDLQYYIVQDGLSTRLLIEELLKAADRGVRVRILLDDTTSDGIDEFIATLAAHPNIHIRLFNPLHLGRMTGTTRALGRLLNLSQQHRRMHNKLWLADDAMAIVGGRNLGDEYFDAEPNLNFTDIDLLGAGPVARQLGYSFDQYWNSALSRPIGELYGRLTRKDLSQARRQLDAALIKSREANRILYDQLMSYQARPQLSVWRQEMIWAPSQVMWDAPSKVLSQEPDPHLLLTTQLLPKLESVKHELILISAYFVPAQPGLVFLTGMADSGVDVSLLTNALEATDVPAVHGGYAPYRKALLEHGVHLYELRRQPGDDGRVRYRSGSESSLHSKAMILDRRMTFIGSFNFDPRSVLWNTEVGVMVDSPELAEHVRNLALQGMSPVLSYHVQLQNEQMVWVTEDHQQMHTLKTEPGDWWRRLNAWFAKSVGLERML
- a CDS encoding PLP-dependent aminotransferase family protein, translated to MTLYVNLAELLGARIEQGFYRPGDRLPSVRALSVEHGVSLSTVQQAYRVLEDSGLAAPRPKSGYFVSQTRALPALPATGRPMQRPVDISQWDQVVELMRAVPRKDVVQLGRGMPDITSPTLKPLMRAFAQLSRDQDMPGLYYDTIYGTQALRDQVARLLVDSGCRISANDLVITTGCHEALSSSIRAVCDPGDIVAVDSPSFFGAMQTLKGLGMKALEIPTDPITGISLEALELALEQWPIKAIQLTPNCNNPFGYVMPEARKRALLTLAQRFDVAIIEDDVYGDLAFSYPRPRTIKSFDEDGRVLLCSSFSKSLAPGLRIGWVAPGRYLERVLHMKYIGTGSTATQPQLAIADFIAGGHYEPHLRRMRSQYQRNRDIMIDWVMQAFPAGTRVSRPQGGFMLWIELPEHFDTLKLNRELLEQNVQIAVGCIFSASGKYRNCLRMNFASRPDARIETAVKTVGAEAARLLAELEGSTA